In Trifolium pratense cultivar HEN17-A07 linkage group LG7, ARS_RC_1.1, whole genome shotgun sequence, a genomic segment contains:
- the LOC123894050 gene encoding uncharacterized protein LOC123894050 — protein sequence MDPERSIEEQFSKLHPTLAVNTRIGIVGGGPSGISAAYALARLGYNNITVLEKHHAVGGMCESVEIEGKVYDLGGQVLAASSAPVIFHLAKETGSALEELDSHKLAVIDTSSGKYQDIKVADDYVSVMSLTLKIQEKVKNSGRFGIHAVSEFAADLTPEYLESNGLKSVPKSVAYGYTASGYGFIQDMPYAYIHEFTRTSMAGKIRRFKGGYTSLWQKIAESLPIKLHCNTEVLTIRRNSDSVAVNVKSSNEIETMEFDKIIVSGNFPLKYGRTYRSVHSTSTDSEEEVMDASDIEKELFSKVETNDYYTTVFKIKGLDHMPVGFYYFNEYMEDPCTIGNPVAMQKFYTNSDIFLFWSYGNSFDIKGPTITELAIKAIEAIGGEVESFILQRRFKYFPHVSSQDMKNGFYEKLESELQGSRNTYYVGGLMAFELTERNSSYAMALMCKNFANRSDLPVFPYTKSLFPLQTEFQRKEPKQLAELPGVQFPDLPTLNSYLKHWGTHPVTQDRTLYSWINEDGKVTGERTYREQHLYASCIASKLLKSQKPVIKPGDKVLLVYVPGLDFIDAFFACLRAKVIPVPVLPPDPMQRGGQALLKIENIAKSCGIVAILSTVAYHSAVRAGSVKNFITLKNGKSSARWPNLPWLHTDTWISNSRSSGMEDLYGDQCESQPADICFLQFTSGSTGDAKGVMITHGGLIHNVKLMQRRYKSTSRTVLVSWLPQYHDMGLIGGLFTALVSGGTALLFSPMTFIKKPLLWIETMSKYQATHSAGPNFAFELVVRRLESDKHKLQNLDLSSMIFLMVAAEPVRQKTLKKFLELTGPYGLSQKAMAPGYGLAENCVFVSCAFGEGNPILVDWQGRVCCGYIHPGSADVDIRIVDPDGGEELQEDGKEGEIWISSPSAGIGYWGKEELSQATFQNQLPNHPRRFYTRTGDLGRIIDGKLFITGRIKDLIIVAGRNIYSSDVEKTVESSSEFLRPGCCAVIGVPEETLSAKGISLPDGSDQVGLVVIAELRDGKPVSKDVVEGIQARVAEEHGVNVASVKLIKPRTISKTTSGKIRRFECLKQFADGTLNLVPQPVLTKKTLVRSFTTGTCKEGRTPRARLANSTPITSPRISNKEIMEFLKRLISEQAGISVSNISVTDNMSTYGMDSIGVVKATQKLSDFLGVPVAAIDVFSASCIQELAKFSENLLLKSQPHLISNPSYAPEAETESTEFFVDVSNSHRWSICLLQLLALVFISILLVSPAYLSITTFQSLITSFNKPAYGIPWSNYIFSLALAPLSWILCIASTCICISFFGNSFLRPNYALTPEMSIYSIAFVKWWALYKSQEISSKVLATHLKGTVFLKYWFEILGARIGSSVLLDTVDITDPSLVSIGDEAVISEGVLVQSHEVKNGILSLHPIRIGRNSSIGPYAVIQKGSFIKEGAEVQPLQKVEGGQHVLNPTKLNNIKENAVLLVTTSKTESDAIYHFMGIYLVGFLTSLAAAITYFMYTWFFQKPASIQTFSFVCICGAFHWIPFTIIAYAAMFSEVPSNPFAFAISFACAYLLHGLILTSLTCSLTYLLKSQKQTHFKTWLRNQLTLSCHLRFAKLLSGTEAFCVYLRLLGAKIGKHCSIRAINPVSNPELMSIGDGVHLGDFSRIITGFNYSNGYTCGKIEVQDNSVVGSQSLILPGSLVEKNVILGALSVAPMNSILHEGSVYIGSQTRVTMRNSGNASFDERIEEMDMDYKKIVGNLAANLAVTTMNAKARYFHRIGVSGKGHLKIYNKLEGIPMHKIFHPGKSYPIIVRHSNSLSADDDARIDARGASLRILSDEPATDSTNSLPPTLIDLTLKTGNAFYARTLADFASWLVCGLAAREELVKAAPHVRDAVWNSLKHADSYAELHYFSNYCRLMRFEDGQQMYVKFKLRPYDTNIHEDKGKVIPTGILPPETGAIPRDENDSRPLLFLANDFQNRVSSSNGVCYVFQIQVRPIPDDEQGREIALDCTKPWDESQFPFIDVGEININENLSMEESQKLEFNPYLKSNELDTISATSSTQSASIDHGRSLIYEICQHVRNRQPIPEAWRNLVQQSNVKVDLSCCPMASPAAPLPEKEPLLKKTTPALTLTRTWYQTFSALFIQPLLQTVLPHMVIALSIYVPLNLVLYFKDVKKLPLHWLLPFFWILSGFIAALSCVIAKRVLVGKRKKGETIPIWSKKIVFDTTWQAIRTLIGDYFMDITKGSFLFVIWMKLMGAEIDMDGTYVDSNGTMLNPEMVKIERGGCVGKEALLFGHIYEGEEGGMVKYGEIKIGEDGFVGSRAVVMPAVEIQTDANLSALSLAMKGEIIRSR from the exons ATGGATCCTGAAAGATCAATAGAGGAGCAATTCTCCAAGCTACATCCTACCTTGGCAGTAAACACCAGAATTGGAATAGTTGGTGGTGGTCCAAGTGGCATATCAGCTGCTTATGCATTGGCAAGGCTTGGCTATAATAATATCACTGTCTTGGAGAAACACCATGCAGTTGGTGGCATGTGTGAATCAGTAGAAATTGAAG GAAAAGTTTATGATCTTGGTGGGCAAGTTCTGGCTGCAAGCAGTGCTCCTGTTATCTTTCACTTGGCAAAAGAGACAGGTTCTGCACTAGAAGAATTGGACTCTCACAAGCTTGCTGTCATCGACACTTCCTCAGGAAAATACCAAGATATTAAAGTTGCCGATGATTATGTATCTGTTATGTCACTTACATTGAAAATTCAA GAAAAGGTGAAGAATTCTGGTCGTTTTGGGATCCACGCTGTCAGTGAATTTGCCGCGGACTTAACTCCAGAATATCTTGAGAGTAATGGACTCAAATCAGTTCCTAAATCTGTTGCTTATGGTTACACAGCTTCAGGATATGGATTCATACAAGACATGCCTTATGCTTACATTCATGAATTTACCAGAACGTCTATGGCTGGAAAAATTCGAAGGTTTAAAGGTGGATATACAAGTCTTTGGCAGAAGATTGCAGAGTCACTTCCTATAAAGCTTCATTGTAACACTGAAGTGTTAACAATAAGGCGGAATTCTGACAGTGTTGCTGTTAATGTCAAGAGCTCAAATGAAATTGAAACTATGGAATTTGATAAGATCATTGTCTCTGGTAACTTTCCATTAAAATATGGAAGAACTTACAGATCAGTGCATTCAACTTCCACAG ATAGCGAAGAAGAAGTGATGGATGCTAGTGACATTGAAAAGGAGCTATTCAGCAAAGTAGAGACAAATGACTACTACACCACTGTTTTTAAGATCAAAGGACTGGATCATATGCCAGTTggattttactattttaatgaATATATGGAAGATCCATGTACGATCGGAAATCCAGTTGCCATGCAGAAGTTTTACACCAACTCTGATATATTCTTGTTCTGGTCTTATGGCAACTCCTTTGATATTAAGGGACCAACTATCACTGAGCTCGCAATCAAGGCAATAGAAGCCATAGGGGGAGAAGTTGAGAGCTTCATTCTTCAGCGTCGCTTTAAGTATTTCCCTCATGTTAGCAGCCAAG ATATGAAAAACGGGTTCTATGAAAAGTTGGAATCAGAGCTCCAAGGTTCAAGGAATACTTATTATGTCGGTGGACTTATGGCATTTGAGCTCACAGAGAGAAATTCATCTTATGCCATGGCTCTTATGTGCAAGAACTTTGCAAATAGAAGTGATTTGCCAGTGTTTCCATATACTAAG AGTTTGTTTCCTTTGCAAACTGAGTTTCAGAGAAAGGAACCTAAACAACTAGCTGAATTGCCTGGCGTGCAATTTCCCGATTTGCCGACTTTGAATAGCTATTTAAAGCACTGGGGAACTCATCCAGTCACTCAAGACAGAACCCTTTATAGTTGGATAAATGAAGACGGGAAGGTGACAGGTGAGAGGACATATAGAGAACAACATTTATATGCCTCTTGCATTGCAAGTAAGCTCTTAAAAAGCCAAAAGCCAGTTATCAAGCCTGGCGACAAGGTTCTTCTAGTCTACGTTCCTGGACTAGATTTCATCGATGCATTCTTTGCATGCTTAAGAGCTAAAGTTATACCAGTCCCAGTTCTTCCCCCAGATCCCATGCAAAGAGGTGGACAAGCACTTTTGAAAATTGAGAACATTGCCAAGTCGTGTGGCATAGTTGCAATTTTATCAACAGTAGCTTATCACTCAGCAGTCCGAGCAGGTTCAGTGAAAAACTTTATCACATTGAAAAATGGGAAATCTTCAGCTCGGTGGCCGAATCTTCCGTGGTTGCACACTGATACTTGGATCAGTAATTCAAGAAGTTCTGGGATGGAGGATTTATACGGTGATCAGTGTGAATCTCAGCCTGCTGATATATGTTTCTTGCAGTTTACCTCAGGCTCGACCGGCGATGCTAAAGGAGTCATGATCACCCATGGAGGTCTAATTCACAATGTAAAGCTGATGCAAAGAAGATACAAGAGCACCTCAAGGACTGTACTAGTGAGCTGGCTTCCTCAGTATCATGACATGGGGCTGATCGGAGGACTTTTTACAGCTCTTGTTAGCGGTGGAACTGCCCTTCTGTTTTCACCAATGACATTCATCAAGAAACCACTCTTATGGATAGAAACCATGAGCAAGTATCAAGCAACTCACAGTGCTGGACCTAACTTTGCTTTCGAGTTAGTAGTTCGAAGGTTAGAGTCTGACAAGCATAAACTTCAGAACCTAGACCTTTCCTCCATGATTTTTCTTATGGTTGCTGCTGAACCGGTGAGACAGAAGACTCTGAAAAAATTTCTTGAGCTAACCGGTCCTTATGGCTTGTCTCAAAAGGCGATGGCTCCTGGATACGGCTTAGCAGAGAATTGCGTGTTTGTCAGTTGTGCATTTGGAGAAGGCAATCCTATTCTTGTTGACTGGCAAGGACGAGTTTGTTGCGGATATATTCATCCAGGGAGTGCAGATGTTGACATCAGAATAGTTGACCCAGATGGTGGCGAAGAGCTTCAGGAAGATGGAAAAGAAGGAGAAATCTGGATCAGTAGCCCAAGTGCAGGAATAGGATACTGGGGGAAGGAAGAATTGAGTCAAGCAACTTTTCAAAATCAGCTTCCGAACCATCCTAGACGCTTCTACACAAGAACCGGAGACTTGGGAAGGATAATAGATGGAAAGCTATTCATCACTGGAAGAATCAAAGATCTTATCATTGTTGCTGGAAGAAACATCTATTCCTCAGATGTTGAAAAGACGGTTGAGAGTTCGTCTGAATTTCTCCGTCCAGGATGCTGTGCTGTCATTGGTGTCCCTGAAGAGACTTTATCAGCCAAAGGAATTTCCTTGCCAGATGGTTCTGATCAGGTTGGTTTGGTTGTGATTGCAGAACTGAGGGATGGTAAACCAGTTAGCAAGGATGTGGTTGAAGGTATTCAGGCTCGTGTGGCGGAAGAACATGGAGTCAATGTTGCTTCTGTCAAGTTGATCAAGCCTAGAACCATCAGCAAAACAACATCAGGAAAAATTAGAAGGTTTGAATGTCTCAAACAGTTTGCAGATGGAACACTGAATTTGGTACCACAACCAGTTCTGACAAAGAAAACACTGGTAAGGTCATTCACTACAGGAACATGTAAAGAAGGAAGAACACCCCGGGCACGGCTAGCGAATAGTACACCTATAACCAGTCCGAGAATCAGTAACAAGGAAATTATGGAATTCTTGAAAAGGCTTATTTCTGAGCAGGCTGGAATCTCGGTAAGCAACATCTCTGTCACGGACAACATGTCAACCTATGGAATGGATTCAATCGGTGTGGTTAAAGCAACTCAAAAACTCTCAGATTTCCTTGGAGTTCCAGTTGCAGCTATAGATGTTTTCAGTGCATCCTGCATTCAAGAATTGGCCAAGTTCTCAGAGAATCTTCTATTGAAGTCACAACCTCACCTTATCAGCAATCCATCCTATGCTCCGGAAGCTGAAACTGAATCTACTGAATTTTTTGTGGATGTGTCTAACTCTCACCGGTGGAGTATATGTTTACTTCAACTCTTGGCACTTGTTTTCATTTCTATCCTTCTAGTTTCTCCTGCTTATCTTTCCATCACTACTTTTCAAAGTCTCATCACAAGTTTCAATAAACCAGCATATGGAATTCCTTGGTCAAACTATATATTTTCACTTGCTTTGGCACCACTTTCTTGGATCCTTTGCATTGCTTCTACATGCATTTGCATTTCATTTTTTGGAAATTCTTTCTTGAGGCCAAACTATGCTCTTACTCCTGAAATGTCCATCTATTCAATAGCCTTTGTCAAGTGGTGGGCACTTTATAAAAGCCAGGAAATTTCCTCCAAAGTTCTGGCTACACACCTCAAAGGAACAGTGTTTCTGAAGTACTGGTTTGAGATACTAGGTGCAAGAATTGGATCCTCAGTTTTGCTTGACACGGTCGACATCACAGACCCGTCTCTAGTTTCCATTGGCGATGAAGCTGTCATTTCTGAAGGGGTTCTGGTTCAAAGCCATGAGGTAAAGAATGGAATTCTAAGTCTCCATCCTATTAGGATCGGCCGGAATTCTTCCATTGGACCTTATGCTGTTATTCAAAAAGGAAGCTTTATTAAAGAAGGAGCTGAGGTACAACCACTACAAAAAGTTGAAGGAGGCCAACATGTTCTCAATCCTACAAAGCTTAATAATATTAAAGAG AATGCAGTGTTGCTTGTTACAACCAGCAAAACTGAGTCTGATGCTATATACCATTTTATGGGGATTTATCTTGTTGGGTTTCTAACTTCCCTTGCTGCAGCTATTACTTACTTCATGTATACATGGTTCTTCCAAAAACCTGCTTCAATCCAAACCTTTTCATTTGTTTGCATATGTGGAGCCTTCCATTGGATACCATTTACTATCATAGCATATGCTGCCATGTTTTCTGAAGTTCCATCAAATCCATTTGCCTTTGCCATTTCCTTCGCATGTGCATACTTGCTTCATGGTCTCATACTCACCTCTCTCACCTGTTCTTTGACTTATTTACTGAAAAGTCAAAAGCAAACACACTTCAAAACATGGCTTAGAAACCAATTGACCCTTTCCTGCCACCTTAGATTTGCAAAGCTTCTCTCAGGAACAGAAGCCTTCTGCGTATACTTACGCCTTCTAGGAGCCAAAATTGGCAAGCATTGTTCCATTAGAGCCATCAATCCAGTTTCAAACCCCGAGTTAATGTCTATTGGTGACGGTGTTCATCTTGGTGACTTTAGCCGCATAATCACTGGTTTCAATTATTCCAATGGATATACCTGTGGGAAAATAGAGGTTCAAGATAACTCAGTTGTAGGTAGTCAAAGCCTAATTCTCCCTGGTTCTCTTGTTGAAAAGAATGTCATTCTAGGTGCACTTTCAGTTGCTCCGATGAATTCTATACTCCATGAAGGTAGTGTTTACATCGGATCTCAAACCCGAGTTACGATGAGGAACTCAGGAAATGCTAGTTTTGATGAAAGAATTGAGGAGATGGACATGGACTACAAGAAAATAGTTGGAAATTTGGCTGCAAATTTAGCTGTAACAACTATGAATGCTAAAGCCAGATATTTTCATCGCATTGGTGTTAGTGGAAAAGGGCACTTGAAAATATACAACAAACTTGAGGGTATTCCAATGCACAAGATTTTTCACCCTGGAAAAAGCTACCCAATCATTGTGAGACATAGTAATAGCTTGAGTGCTGATGATGATGCAAGGATCGATGCACGTGGTGCTTCTTTGAGGATACTTTCAGATGAACCTGCTACAGATTCTACTAATTCTCTTCCTCCTACTCTCATTGACTTAACACTAAAAACAGGAAATGCATTTTATGCTCGAACTCTTGCTGATTTTGCAAGCTGGCTTGTGTGTGGACTTGCTGCAAGGGAAGAACTAGTAAAGGCTGCTCCACATGTCCGCGATGCAGTGTGGAATTCTCTCAAACATGCTGATTCATATGCTGAATTGCATTACTTCTCAAACTATTGCAGGCTCATGCGGTTTGAAGACGGACAACAAATGTATGTGAAATTCAAGTTAAGGCCTTATGACACAAACATCCATGAAGACAAAGGTAAAGTTATTCCGACAGGGATTCTTCCACCAGAGACAGGTGCAATTCCTAGAGACGAAAATGATTCACGTCCTTTGCTTTTCCTTGCCAATGATTTTCAAAACCGTGTTAGTTCCTCCAACGGAGTTTGTTATGTTTTCCAAATTCAAGTAAGACCAATTCCAGACGATGAACAAGGCCGCGAAATTGCATTGGATTGTACTAAACCATGGGATGAAAGTCAATTCCCTTTCATTGATGTCGGAGAGATTAACATCAATGAGAATCTTTCAATGGAAGAGTCACAAAAGCTCGAGTTTAATCCTTACCTCAAAAGCAATGAGTTGGATACAATTTCAGCTACTTCCAGCACACAAAGCGCTTCAATTGATCATGGCCGTTCACTAATCTACGAGATTTGTCAGCACGTCCGCAACAGACAGCCAATCCCAGAAGCTTGGAGAAACCTTGTACAACAATCCAATGTTAAAGTCGACTTGTCCTGTTGTCCAATGGCATCACCAGCAGCACCATTACCCGAAAAAGAAccactcctgaagaaaacaacaCCGGCATTAACATTGACAAGAACATGGTACCAAACATTCTCAGCACTCTTCATTCAGCCATTACTACAAACAGTTCTACCTCACATGGTGATTGCTTTATCAATTTATGTTCCTCTGAACTTGGTTCTTTATTTTAAGGATGTCAAAAAACTTCCACTACATTGGTTGCTTCCATTCTTTTGGATTCTCTCAGGTTTTATAGCTGCATTATCATGTGTTATAGCCAAAAGGGTCCTtgtaggaaaaagaaaaaaaggtgaaACAATACCAATATGGAGTAAAAAAATAGTCTTTGATACAACATGGCAAGCAATAAGAACACTAATTGGTGATTATTTCATGGATATAACAAAAGGGtcatttttgtttgtaatttggATGAAATTAATGGGTGCAGAAATTGACATGGATGGTACTTATGTAGATAGTAATGGAACAATGTTGAATCCTGAAATGGTGAAAATTGAAAGAGGTGGTTGTGTCGGAAAAGAAGCATTGTTGTTTGGACATATATATGAAGGTGAAGAAGGTGGAATGGTTAAATATGGAGAGATTAAGATTGGTGAAGATGGATTTGTTGGAAGTAGAGCTGTGGTTATGCCTGCTGTGGAAATTCAGACTGATGCTAATCTTTCTGCTTTATCTCTTGCTATGAAAGGAGAGATTATTAGGTCAAGATAG